A genomic stretch from Amycolatopsis sp. 195334CR includes:
- a CDS encoding CatB-related O-acetyltransferase, whose product MPLPDPNTLHPMPGQTRVVLLKPLVTSPLIEAGEFSYYDDPEHATEFETRNVLYHYGPDKLVIGRFCAFGTGVRFIMNGANHRMDGPSTFPFPIMGGSWADHFDLITGLPGRGDTVVGHDVWFGNGVTVMPGVRIGHGAIVASGSVVTSDVPDYGIAGGNPAKVIRTRYVPEEVDRLLAVAWWDWPVEHLTTHLRMVMSGSVEELEQAAPAKPE is encoded by the coding sequence ATGCCGTTGCCCGATCCGAACACGCTCCACCCGATGCCCGGCCAGACGCGCGTGGTGCTGCTCAAACCGCTGGTGACCTCACCGCTGATCGAGGCCGGGGAGTTCAGCTACTACGACGATCCCGAGCACGCCACCGAGTTCGAGACGCGCAACGTGCTCTACCACTACGGTCCCGACAAGCTGGTGATCGGCCGGTTCTGCGCGTTCGGCACCGGGGTGCGGTTCATCATGAACGGCGCCAACCACCGGATGGACGGCCCGTCCACCTTCCCCTTCCCGATCATGGGCGGCTCGTGGGCCGATCACTTCGACCTGATCACCGGGCTGCCGGGGCGCGGCGACACCGTGGTGGGGCACGACGTCTGGTTCGGCAACGGCGTGACGGTGATGCCGGGTGTCCGAATCGGACACGGCGCGATCGTCGCCTCCGGGTCGGTGGTCACCTCGGACGTGCCGGACTACGGCATCGCCGGTGGCAACCCGGCGAAGGTCATCCGCACCCGCTACGTCCCGGAGGAGGTCGACCGGCTGCTCGCGGTCGCCTGGTGGGACTGGCCGGTCGAGCACCTCACCACGCACCTGCGCATGGTGATGTCCGGCAGCGTCGAGGAACTGGAACAGGCCGCTCCAGCGAAGCCCGAGTGA
- a CDS encoding DUF5829 family protein, with product MLFRRLSRMSLAFAAGLTLALTGAVESQAADGQLLYYNHSYGVLDRETADAIEDSGYLREFANFEVRTTTGADGTVWTGRYLVGRETYVELFGIGDLPAPDGESGSAGLAVSSERDGDLAEAVANLHELGVTDPVEFLQTRDFGDGVPVPWFDAVFTTGQYDKFGAWGMEYRPEYFADPRSKTEPASFPGDVGRERYLSDGYRDRLMRDVTAVHLAITERDLGNTVPLLKAGGFTVLEVPGGVVAKGGGTTVRLDAVPLGEVGLRQVEFALNRPVAGRDAERIGHSELVVGPGARAVWTFTR from the coding sequence ATGCTGTTTCGCAGGTTGTCGCGGATGTCACTGGCCTTCGCCGCGGGCCTCACCCTCGCACTCACCGGAGCCGTCGAAAGCCAGGCCGCCGACGGGCAGTTGTTGTACTACAACCACTCCTACGGGGTGCTGGACCGCGAGACCGCCGACGCCATCGAGGATTCGGGTTACCTGCGCGAGTTCGCCAACTTCGAGGTGCGGACCACCACCGGTGCGGATGGGACTGTCTGGACCGGACGGTACCTGGTGGGCCGCGAGACCTATGTGGAGCTTTTCGGCATCGGTGATCTGCCCGCCCCCGACGGGGAATCGGGTTCCGCGGGCCTGGCGGTGTCCAGCGAACGGGACGGTGACCTGGCCGAAGCGGTGGCGAACCTGCACGAGCTGGGCGTCACCGATCCGGTCGAATTCCTGCAGACGCGCGACTTCGGCGACGGCGTGCCGGTGCCGTGGTTCGACGCGGTGTTCACCACCGGCCAGTACGACAAGTTCGGCGCGTGGGGCATGGAGTACCGGCCGGAGTACTTCGCCGATCCGCGGAGCAAGACCGAACCGGCGAGCTTCCCCGGTGACGTGGGCCGCGAGCGCTACCTGTCCGACGGTTACCGGGATCGCCTGATGCGGGACGTCACCGCGGTCCACCTGGCGATCACCGAACGGGATCTCGGCAACACCGTGCCGTTGCTCAAAGCCGGCGGGTTCACCGTGCTGGAGGTGCCGGGCGGGGTGGTGGCCAAGGGCGGCGGCACGACCGTCCGGCTGGACGCGGTGCCGCTCGGCGAGGTGGGCCTGCGGCAGGTGGAGTTCGCGCTGAACCGGCCGGTGGCGGGGCGGGACGCCGAGCGGATCGGGCACTCGGAGCTGGTCGTCGGGCCGGGCGCGCGGGCTGTGTGGACGTTCACCCGGTAG
- a CDS encoding NADP-dependent oxidoreductase, with product MKAITQAGYGGPDQLTLSEHPEPKVGPSEVLIEVKAAGVNPVDWKLGAGYLDPMMEVQFPLVPGWDVAGVVSALGPDVPEFAVGDEVYGYVRKDSAHLGAYAERVSANVRMLARKPAALSWTEAAGVPLAGLTALQSIDRVSVAAGDTVLVHGAAGGVGSLGVQIAVARGARVIGTASERNHEFLRSLGVEPITYGDGLADRVRALAPEGVDVVLDFVGGGAVHASAEVHKTPSRLVSIADGDAAGLGGHVLWARPDSARLAELARLADDGKLAVHVAHELPLAEAARAWELSQEGRTRGKIVLTV from the coding sequence ATGAAGGCGATCACCCAGGCCGGCTACGGCGGCCCTGACCAGCTCACCCTGTCCGAACACCCGGAACCGAAGGTCGGCCCCAGCGAGGTGCTGATCGAGGTGAAGGCCGCTGGGGTGAACCCGGTGGACTGGAAGCTGGGGGCCGGTTACCTGGACCCGATGATGGAGGTCCAGTTCCCGCTGGTGCCCGGCTGGGACGTGGCCGGGGTGGTCAGCGCGTTGGGGCCGGACGTGCCGGAGTTCGCGGTGGGGGACGAGGTGTACGGCTACGTCCGCAAGGACTCCGCGCACCTCGGTGCCTACGCCGAGCGCGTCTCGGCGAACGTGCGGATGCTCGCGCGCAAGCCGGCCGCGCTGAGCTGGACCGAGGCGGCGGGCGTGCCGCTGGCCGGGTTGACCGCGCTGCAGTCGATCGACCGGGTCTCGGTCGCGGCGGGTGACACCGTGCTGGTGCACGGCGCGGCCGGGGGAGTGGGCTCGCTCGGGGTGCAGATCGCCGTGGCGCGCGGGGCGCGGGTGATCGGCACGGCGAGCGAGCGGAACCACGAGTTCCTGCGCTCGCTCGGGGTGGAGCCGATCACCTACGGCGACGGGCTGGCCGACCGGGTCCGGGCGCTCGCGCCCGAGGGCGTCGACGTGGTGCTGGACTTCGTGGGCGGCGGTGCCGTGCACGCTTCGGCGGAGGTGCACAAGACCCCGTCGCGGCTGGTGTCCATTGCGGACGGTGACGCGGCCGGCCTCGGCGGCCACGTCCTGTGGGCCCGCCCGGACTCGGCGCGGCTCGCGGAACTCGCGCGCCTGGCGGACGACGGGAAGCTGGCGGTGCACGTCGCGCACGAACTCCCCTTGGCGGAAGCGGCGCGGGCGTGGGAACTGAGCCAGGAGGGCCGGACGCGCGGGAAGATCGTGCTCACCGTGTGA
- a CDS encoding TauD/TfdA family dioxygenase, with protein sequence MTLQLDSRAPEAGVPMSHVLSEADRSAVRGLAVELADPAGRIDDPGWVDQAREAASRLPSALGAAVRRFRRDAGREGVLLLRGLPVDEPALPPTPTVAGSVQHEPTVPAAALVLTSMQLGEVVAFRQEKGGALVQNVVPVPGKEDFQGNAGSVRLKMHTENAFHRNSPDYVILMCLRNDHDNVAGLLTSSVRCAVELLSESTREVLGQPRFVTSAPGSFEGAETPLPRPVLDGDPADPDIRVDFASTDPLDVTAASALDQLRQAFDDVRRTFVLTPGDLAIVDNRIAVHGRTSFRPRYDGQDRWLQRTYVQLDARRSRPSRPENGNVLN encoded by the coding sequence ATGACGCTGCAGCTCGACAGTCGTGCACCCGAGGCCGGTGTCCCGATGTCGCATGTGCTGTCCGAAGCCGACCGGAGCGCGGTGCGGGGGCTGGCCGTCGAGCTCGCCGACCCGGCGGGCCGGATCGACGACCCCGGCTGGGTCGACCAGGCGCGGGAGGCGGCCAGCCGGTTGCCCTCGGCGCTGGGTGCCGCGGTGCGCCGGTTCCGCCGGGACGCCGGGCGGGAGGGGGTGCTCCTGCTCCGCGGGCTGCCGGTGGACGAGCCGGCGCTGCCGCCGACCCCGACCGTCGCCGGCTCGGTGCAGCACGAGCCGACGGTGCCCGCGGCGGCGCTGGTGCTGACCAGCATGCAACTCGGTGAGGTGGTGGCCTTCCGCCAGGAGAAGGGCGGGGCGCTGGTGCAGAACGTGGTGCCGGTGCCCGGCAAGGAGGACTTCCAGGGCAACGCGGGTTCGGTGCGGTTGAAGATGCACACGGAGAACGCGTTCCACCGCAACAGCCCGGACTACGTGATCCTGATGTGCCTGCGCAACGACCACGACAACGTGGCGGGCCTGCTCACCTCGTCGGTGCGGTGCGCGGTGGAGCTGCTGTCCGAGTCGACGCGGGAGGTGCTGGGCCAGCCGCGGTTCGTCACCTCGGCGCCCGGCTCGTTCGAAGGGGCGGAGACGCCGCTGCCGCGCCCGGTGCTCGACGGCGACCCGGCCGACCCCGACATCCGGGTGGACTTCGCCAGCACCGACCCGCTCGACGTGACCGCGGCGAGCGCGCTGGACCAACTGCGCCAGGCCTTCGACGACGTGCGGCGGACCTTCGTGCTCACGCCGGGCGATCTGGCCATCGTGGACAACCGCATCGCGGTGCACGGGCGGACGTCCTTCCGCCCCCGGTACGACGGCCAGGACCGCTGGCTGCAGCGAACCTACGTCCAGCTCGACGCGCGCCGCTCACGCCCCTCCCGCCCGGAGAACGGCAACGTCCTGAACTGA
- a CDS encoding condensation domain-containing protein yields MPVTSRPVRAPAGMAHQDGFSMERALSVGQEALWFINRMAPDSSAYNVVYTIGLHHRLDLPALSRAVRLTAGRHDVLRSAFTEIDGMPRRVVREGGLLELEVRDVGDVGEQVLTALVRDEVTRPFHLPSGAPARLVLLRRAPDDALLVFVAHHIALDGPSQVLVLQDLLDAYQALRDGGTPGWAPLKATYDDFVTAERRLLDSPRAAELAAYWRELCEGAPSVLDLPTDRPRPGRQRLRGATHVFQMPEDIVAGLVPASRAHRTTPARYLIGLFQSLLHRYSGQRDFLIGCAATSTMGLNRLGVAGYFVNSIPLRTRCGSQATFREVVAEASEQLREGMARVDYPSALLPKALGLPRASGTSGLFQVLATTMTAGRQAPLFALAAGGHGTTVDYAGLRLSCFDVPQQEGQFDVTLELVRDRTSIRCALKYDSDLFDPGTIARLAEHYRLLIRAARTDPDAPVAGVALLDDTERARLLAFATGQSHLTAASYGGTR; encoded by the coding sequence GTGCCCGTGACGTCCCGGCCGGTGCGCGCACCGGCCGGGATGGCGCACCAGGACGGATTCAGCATGGAACGCGCACTGTCCGTGGGGCAGGAGGCGCTGTGGTTCATCAACCGCATGGCGCCGGACAGCTCCGCCTACAACGTGGTCTACACCATCGGCCTGCACCACCGGCTGGACCTGCCCGCGCTCTCGCGCGCGGTCCGGCTGACCGCGGGGCGCCACGACGTGCTGCGCTCGGCGTTCACCGAGATCGACGGGATGCCGCGGCGGGTGGTCCGCGAAGGCGGGCTGCTGGAGCTGGAGGTGCGCGACGTCGGTGACGTCGGCGAACAGGTGCTGACCGCACTGGTCCGCGACGAGGTCACGCGCCCGTTCCACCTGCCCTCCGGCGCGCCGGCCCGGCTGGTGCTGCTGCGCCGGGCCCCCGACGACGCGCTGCTCGTGTTCGTCGCCCACCACATCGCGCTCGACGGCCCGTCGCAGGTGCTGGTGCTCCAGGACCTGCTCGACGCCTACCAGGCCCTTCGCGACGGCGGAACCCCCGGCTGGGCCCCGCTCAAGGCCACCTACGACGACTTCGTCACCGCCGAGCGGCGCCTGCTCGACTCCCCGCGCGCGGCCGAGCTGGCGGCGTACTGGCGCGAGCTGTGCGAGGGCGCGCCGTCCGTGCTCGACCTGCCCACCGACCGGCCCCGGCCGGGCCGCCAGCGGCTGCGCGGGGCGACGCACGTGTTCCAGATGCCCGAGGACATCGTCGCCGGGCTGGTCCCCGCGTCCCGCGCCCACCGCACCACGCCCGCGCGGTACCTGATCGGGCTGTTCCAGTCGCTGCTGCACCGGTACTCGGGCCAGCGCGACTTCCTGATCGGCTGCGCGGCCACCTCGACCATGGGCCTGAACCGCCTCGGCGTGGCCGGTTACTTCGTGAACTCCATCCCGCTGCGCACCCGCTGTGGTTCGCAGGCGACCTTCCGCGAGGTGGTCGCCGAGGCGAGCGAGCAGCTGCGCGAGGGCATGGCCAGGGTGGACTACCCGTCCGCGCTGCTCCCCAAGGCGCTCGGCCTGCCGCGTGCCTCCGGCACTTCCGGCCTGTTCCAGGTGCTGGCCACCACGATGACCGCCGGGCGGCAGGCACCGCTGTTCGCGCTCGCCGCCGGCGGCCACGGCACCACGGTCGACTACGCCGGCCTGCGGCTGTCCTGCTTCGACGTGCCGCAGCAGGAGGGCCAGTTCGACGTGACGCTGGAACTGGTGCGCGACCGCACCTCGATCCGGTGCGCGCTCAAGTACGACTCCGACCTGTTCGACCCCGGCACGATCGCGCGGCTGGCCGAGCACTACCGCTTGCTGATCCGGGCGGCGCGCACCGATCCGGACGCACCGGTGGCCGGGGTGGCGCTGCTCGACGACACCGAGCGCGCCCGCCTGCTCGCCTTCGCCACCGGCCAATCCCACCTGACCGCCGCTTCCTACGGAGGAACACGATGA
- a CDS encoding MbtH family NRPS accessory protein has translation MTYPGDNGPVYRVVVNSEEQYSLWPVRRELPAGWRAEGTEGSREQCLARIGEVWQDLRPLSVRTAGASR, from the coding sequence ATGACCTACCCCGGCGACAACGGCCCCGTCTACCGGGTCGTGGTGAACAGCGAAGAGCAGTACTCCCTGTGGCCCGTGCGGCGCGAGCTGCCCGCCGGGTGGCGCGCCGAAGGCACCGAGGGGTCGCGCGAGCAGTGCCTGGCGCGGATCGGTGAGGTGTGGCAGGACCTGCGCCCGCTGAGCGTGCGCACCGCCGGGGCTTCGCGATGA
- a CDS encoding non-ribosomal peptide synthetase has product MTATLLHDAFALQVARTPGAIAAVDGWDSVSYAELDRRAGHVAAALQARGCTPGQVVGVRVRRGTDLVAALLAVWRAGGVYVPLDPDHPEERIAGIVEETGCRIVLTDESVAELTAATGAAPPVTRPGTSQDSPAYIIYTSGSTGRPKGAVVTHGGIANRVHWTVRTHGLSSRDRVLQKTSLSFDAAGWEIFAPLVSGGTVVLAPAGAERDPVAMIEAVIRDEVTVLQVVPSVLRLLVAQERLAECTSLRLLFSAGEPLQYELCQQVWAKVDVELWNTYGPTECAIDATAFRCDREQTTGPVPIGAPISGDHVVVLDEHGELTPIGLAGELYIGGAGVGLGYVGQPELTAERFVPDPLGLPGSRLYRTGDRARWRDDGVLTYLGRLDDQVKVNGVRIEPGEVEAALRAHPAVRGGAVLAVPGPTGELRLAAFVVGDIEPAALRTFLRRGLPEHLVPTLVVPLDELPLTHSGKVDRIALRAMELDDQPGRPGYLAPETAAEQVVAEAWADLLEVDRVGVEDDFFQLGGHSLLITRLAEWLRVRTGRRIEVRHLFAASTVRDQAALLSTKDVEAAPEPVARPDGRLPLSFGQRRLWFLEQLRHGDQEYIVPLFLRVPEGTGHEAVARALNALEARHEVLRTRYVVHDNEPWQVIDAPGEVELRIVRGTPSKHELFRAELARGFDLANGPVWRALLLDRPGLEGVLLITAHHIAVDGRSLVVLADEFERLCRAETELPAPALQYADHAIRQRRALTGTLLDEQLAYWRAALDGVHPLELPVDRPRAAERASNGAALDFRLPPETASALLEQGRQAGATPFMSLLTVFTVLLARYSRDWDVVVGTPVAGRTAPESETAVGLFLNSLALRANLTPELSFTEALGRVRAACLGAFGHADLPFERLVEEIQPTRDLARTPVYQVIFDLHEAGLAEANTNVVDTDVMRSIWRTAKTDLTLIMRTHTDGTVDGILEYATALFDEATIQRLGANFVRLAASLTAAPEEPIGTADLVADAERELLLRTWNDTTADQPSRPVHLSIAEQCAKTPEAVALVHDGGTVTYGDLDREANRFAHLLRSRGVTAESVVGVLLDRGPELVSALLGVWKAGGAYVPLDPSFPADRVRHVLADSGAELLVSDSELAENAGDFGGGRVLVDVDRADLARQPAEAPEEVDGNGLDRLAYLIYTSGSTGTPKGVAVAHRGLANYLDWSIGAYASHGTGGAPLFTSIAYDLGLPNLYTPLLTGQPVHLFPQDFDLTKLGPALADAGPFSFIKLAPAQLELVLGQLADAGPVPLAELVSAAGDWVPATLAERWRAVTGRPDARFAAEYGPTEITVGNSALFPEPGEQAHEFLSIGHPIPNTTMYVLDEFLNPVPIGVLGEIYVGGVGVARGYTGKPELTAEKFLPDPHGEAGGRLYRTGDLGRVLPGGAVEFRGRADNQVKVRGYRVELGAVEAALLAHPDVREAAVVLNGQKLVAYHVGRAGDLAAFLGETLPRHEVPSVFVPMESLPLNANGKVDRKALPEPEAVEVTETAGQAPRTPAERRIAAIWARVLDRRIGVHDNFFDLGGHSMSAATVVSMLRQEFGVELGMRTLFDAPTVAGLADAVAELIRAEIDGLSAAEVLARSEEAKR; this is encoded by the coding sequence ATGACCGCCACCCTGCTGCACGACGCGTTCGCCCTCCAGGTGGCGCGCACGCCCGGCGCGATCGCCGCGGTCGACGGCTGGGACAGCGTGTCCTACGCCGAACTCGACCGGCGTGCCGGGCACGTGGCGGCCGCGCTGCAGGCGCGGGGCTGCACCCCCGGCCAGGTCGTCGGGGTGCGCGTGCGCCGCGGCACCGACCTGGTGGCCGCGCTGCTCGCGGTGTGGCGCGCCGGTGGGGTGTACGTGCCGCTGGACCCGGACCACCCCGAGGAGCGCATCGCCGGCATCGTCGAGGAGACGGGCTGCCGGATCGTGCTCACCGACGAGTCGGTCGCCGAGCTGACCGCCGCCACCGGCGCGGCGCCCCCGGTGACCCGCCCCGGGACCAGCCAGGACAGCCCCGCCTACATCATCTACACCTCGGGTTCCACCGGACGGCCGAAGGGCGCGGTGGTCACCCACGGCGGCATCGCCAACCGGGTGCACTGGACCGTGCGGACCCACGGCCTGTCCTCGCGCGACCGCGTGCTGCAGAAGACCTCGCTGTCGTTCGACGCGGCGGGCTGGGAGATCTTCGCGCCGCTGGTCAGCGGCGGCACCGTGGTGCTGGCACCGGCCGGGGCCGAACGCGACCCGGTGGCGATGATCGAGGCGGTCATCCGAGACGAGGTGACCGTGCTGCAGGTGGTGCCCTCGGTGCTGCGGCTGCTGGTCGCGCAGGAGCGGCTGGCCGAATGCACCTCGTTGCGCCTGCTGTTCTCCGCGGGCGAGCCGCTGCAGTACGAGCTGTGCCAGCAGGTGTGGGCGAAGGTCGACGTGGAGCTGTGGAACACCTACGGCCCCACCGAGTGCGCCATCGACGCCACCGCCTTCCGCTGCGACCGCGAGCAGACCACCGGCCCGGTGCCGATCGGCGCGCCGATCAGCGGGGACCACGTGGTGGTGCTCGACGAGCACGGCGAGCTGACCCCGATCGGGCTGGCCGGCGAGCTGTACATCGGCGGTGCCGGGGTCGGCCTCGGGTACGTCGGGCAGCCGGAGCTGACCGCCGAGCGCTTCGTGCCCGACCCGCTGGGCCTGCCCGGCTCGCGGCTCTACCGCACCGGGGACCGCGCCCGCTGGCGCGACGACGGGGTGCTCACCTACCTCGGCAGGCTCGACGACCAGGTCAAGGTCAACGGCGTGCGGATCGAGCCCGGTGAGGTGGAGGCCGCGCTGCGCGCCCACCCCGCGGTGCGCGGTGGCGCGGTGCTCGCGGTGCCGGGGCCGACCGGCGAACTGCGGCTCGCGGCGTTCGTGGTGGGCGACATCGAACCGGCCGCGCTGCGCACCTTCCTGCGCCGCGGCCTGCCGGAGCACCTGGTGCCGACCCTGGTGGTGCCGCTGGACGAACTGCCGCTGACGCACAGCGGCAAGGTCGACCGCATCGCGCTGCGCGCGATGGAACTGGACGACCAGCCCGGCCGCCCCGGGTACCTGGCGCCGGAGACCGCCGCCGAGCAGGTGGTCGCCGAGGCGTGGGCGGATCTGCTCGAAGTGGACCGCGTCGGCGTCGAGGACGACTTCTTCCAGCTGGGCGGGCATTCCCTGCTGATCACCCGGCTGGCCGAGTGGCTGCGCGTGCGGACCGGCAGGCGGATCGAGGTCCGCCACCTGTTCGCCGCCTCCACCGTGCGCGACCAGGCCGCGCTGCTGTCCACAAAGGACGTCGAGGCGGCGCCGGAGCCGGTGGCCCGGCCGGACGGGCGCCTGCCGCTGTCGTTCGGCCAGCGGCGGCTGTGGTTCCTCGAGCAACTGCGCCACGGCGACCAGGAGTACATCGTGCCGCTGTTCCTCCGCGTGCCGGAGGGAACCGGGCACGAGGCGGTGGCACGGGCGCTGAACGCCCTCGAAGCACGCCACGAGGTGCTGCGCACCCGGTACGTAGTGCACGACAACGAGCCCTGGCAGGTGATCGACGCGCCCGGTGAGGTGGAGCTGCGGATCGTCCGGGGCACACCGTCGAAGCACGAACTGTTCCGCGCGGAACTGGCCCGCGGGTTCGACCTGGCCAACGGGCCGGTGTGGCGGGCACTGCTGCTCGACCGGCCCGGCCTCGAAGGGGTGCTGCTGATCACCGCGCACCACATCGCGGTGGACGGCCGGTCGCTGGTCGTGCTGGCCGACGAGTTCGAACGGCTGTGCCGGGCCGAAACCGAGCTGCCCGCGCCCGCGCTGCAGTACGCCGACCACGCGATCCGCCAGCGGCGCGCGCTGACCGGCACGCTGCTGGACGAACAACTGGCGTACTGGCGGGCCGCGCTCGACGGGGTGCACCCGCTGGAACTGCCGGTGGACCGCCCGCGAGCCGCCGAACGCGCTTCGAACGGTGCCGCGCTGGACTTCCGGCTGCCGCCGGAGACCGCGAGCGCGCTGCTGGAGCAGGGCCGCCAGGCCGGGGCGACGCCGTTCATGTCGCTGCTGACCGTGTTCACCGTGCTGCTCGCGCGCTACAGCCGCGACTGGGACGTGGTGGTCGGCACGCCGGTGGCCGGGCGGACCGCGCCCGAGTCCGAAACCGCGGTCGGGTTGTTCCTGAACTCGCTGGCGCTGCGCGCGAACCTGACCCCCGAGCTGAGCTTCACCGAGGCGCTGGGCCGGGTGCGGGCCGCCTGCCTCGGCGCGTTCGGGCACGCCGACCTGCCGTTCGAGCGACTGGTGGAGGAGATCCAGCCGACCCGCGACCTGGCCAGGACGCCGGTCTACCAGGTGATCTTCGACCTGCACGAGGCCGGACTCGCCGAGGCCAACACCAACGTGGTCGACACCGACGTGATGCGGTCCATCTGGCGCACCGCGAAAACCGACCTGACGCTGATCATGCGCACCCACACCGACGGCACGGTCGACGGCATCCTCGAATACGCCACCGCGTTGTTCGACGAAGCCACCATCCAGCGGCTCGGCGCGAACTTCGTCCGGCTGGCCGCCTCGCTGACCGCCGCGCCGGAGGAGCCGATCGGCACCGCCGACCTGGTCGCCGACGCCGAGCGCGAACTGCTGCTGCGCACGTGGAACGACACCACGGCGGATCAGCCCTCGCGGCCGGTGCACCTCTCCATCGCCGAACAGTGCGCGAAGACGCCGGAAGCGGTGGCACTGGTGCACGACGGCGGCACGGTCACCTACGGCGACCTGGACCGCGAGGCCAACCGCTTCGCGCACCTGCTGCGTTCGCGCGGGGTCACCGCCGAATCCGTGGTGGGCGTGCTGCTCGACCGCGGGCCGGAGCTGGTTTCCGCGTTGCTCGGCGTGTGGAAGGCGGGCGGTGCCTACGTTCCGCTGGATCCGTCGTTCCCGGCCGACCGCGTGCGGCACGTGCTCGCCGACTCGGGCGCGGAACTGCTGGTGTCCGATTCGGAGCTGGCCGAGAACGCCGGGGACTTCGGCGGCGGGCGGGTGCTCGTCGACGTCGACCGCGCGGATCTGGCGCGGCAGCCCGCCGAAGCACCGGAGGAGGTCGACGGGAACGGGCTCGACCGGCTCGCGTACCTCATCTACACCTCGGGCTCGACCGGCACGCCGAAGGGCGTCGCGGTGGCCCACCGCGGGCTGGCGAACTACCTGGACTGGTCGATCGGCGCGTACGCCTCGCACGGCACCGGCGGCGCCCCGCTGTTCACCTCGATCGCCTACGACCTCGGCCTGCCGAACCTGTACACCCCGCTGCTCACCGGGCAGCCGGTGCACCTGTTCCCGCAGGACTTCGACCTGACCAAGCTGGGCCCGGCACTGGCCGACGCGGGGCCGTTCAGCTTCATCAAGCTGGCGCCCGCGCAGCTGGAACTGGTGCTGGGCCAGCTCGCCGACGCCGGGCCGGTGCCGCTGGCGGAACTGGTCAGCGCGGCCGGTGACTGGGTGCCCGCCACGCTGGCCGAACGCTGGCGCGCGGTGACCGGGCGGCCGGACGCGCGCTTCGCCGCCGAGTACGGCCCGACCGAGATCACCGTGGGCAACTCGGCGCTGTTCCCCGAACCGGGCGAGCAGGCACACGAGTTCCTCTCCATCGGCCACCCGATCCCGAACACCACCATGTACGTGCTCGACGAGTTCCTGAACCCGGTCCCGATCGGCGTGCTCGGCGAGATCTACGTCGGCGGTGTCGGCGTGGCGCGCGGGTACACCGGCAAACCGGAGCTGACCGCGGAGAAGTTCCTGCCCGATCCGCACGGCGAGGCCGGCGGGAGGCTGTACCGCACCGGCGACCTCGGCCGGGTGCTGCCCGGTGGCGCGGTGGAGTTCCGCGGCCGGGCCGACAACCAGGTCAAGGTGCGCGGGTACCGGGTGGAACTGGGCGCGGTGGAGGCCGCGCTGCTGGCCCACCCCGACGTGCGCGAGGCCGCGGTTGTCCTCAATGGACAGAAGCTGGTCGCCTACCACGTCGGCCGGGCCGGGGACCTGGCCGCGTTCCTGGGCGAGACGCTGCCGCGCCACGAGGTGCCCAGCGTGTTCGTGCCGATGGAATCCCTGCCGCTCAACGCCAACGGCAAGGTCGACCGCAAGGCACTGCCCGAACCCGAGGCGGTCGAGGTCACCGAGACGGCCGGGCAGGCCCCGCGCACCCCGGCGGAACGGCGGATCGCGGCGATCTGGGCGCGGGTGCTCGACCGGCGCATCGGCGTGCACGACAACTTCTTCGACCTCGGCGGGCATTCGATGTCGGCCGCCACCGTGGTGTCCATGCTGCGGCAGGAGTTCGGCGTGGAGCTCGGCATGCGCACGCTGTTCGACGCGCCGACCGTGGCCGGGCTCGCCGACGCGGTGGCCGAGCTCATCCGGGCCGAGATCGACGGACTCAGCGCGGCCGAGGTGCTCGCGCGCAGCGAGGAGGCCAAGCGATGA